From the Oxalobacter vibrioformis genome, the window AGCGTCAAATCCAAAATGATTGAGCCTGGCTATGCCTGGCTCAGGGTCGCCCAGTTCCAGGAACCGACAGTGGATGACCTCGTCAAGAAAATCAACGCGATCTATGCCCAAACTCCCAATATCAAGGGGCTGGTTCTGGATCTGCGCAATGATCCAGGCGGTATTTTGCCGGGTGCTATCGGGGTGGCATCCATCTTCCTGCCAAAGGATGTGGTTATCGTTTCAACAAACGGTCAGCTGCCGGAATCCAAGGCAACCTTTTATGCCCGCCCTGAATTTTATGCCGGCCGTCACCTGAATGACCCGCTGTCCAAACTGCCGCCCCAGATCAAGACGGTACCCATCGTTGTCCTGGTCAATATCGGCTCAGCGTCCGCCTCTGAAATCGTGGCTGGCGCCCTGCAGGATCACAAGCGCGCCACTATTTTGGGAACACAGACATTCGGCAAGGGATCGGTTCAGACCGTTCGCCAGATTTCACCGGATACCGCAGTCAAACTGACAACCGCACGCTATTACACGCCGAATGGCCGCTCCATCCAGGCCAAAGGCATTGTTCCTGACCTGATGGTGGATGAGACGCCGGAAGGCGATGGCTACAACAGCCTGCGTCTGCGTGAAGCGGATCTGCTGAAACATCTTTCCAATGATCCTGCCCAAAATGAGGATGAGGCCCAGCGGATCAACGAAGAAGAAGAACAGAAGCTTTTAAGCAACACCAAGAAATACAAGCCGCTTGAATATGGCAGCAAGGACGACTTCCAACTGACGCAGGCACTGAATCACCTGAAAGGACAACCCGTCAAAATCTCGAAAACCAAAGTCGAAGAAAAGAAAAACGGGGCTGATGCTGAAAAAACAGAAACAGAGTCCAATCTGAAAAACAAGCAGTAATCTGCGGGAATGAACACGCGCCAATCCGAACGTTACTCCCGCCATATCCTGCTGAAAGAACTGGGCATGGATGGCCAGGAAAAAATCCTGGCTGCCCATGCCCTTGTCATTGGCGCAGGCGGCCTGGGATCACCTGCCTGCTATTACCTGGCTTCCGCTGGAATCGGGAAAATCACGCTCGTGGATGACGACACAGTAGACTTGTCCAATCTGCAACGGCAAATCCTGCATACAACCGATCGTATCGGCCAGCCGAAAGCCGTTTCCGGAAAAACCACGCTGTCGAAAATCAATCCGGATATCGACATTATTGCGTTAAATGAGCGGCCGGATGAATTCCGCCTGCATGAACTTGCCGAAAGCGCATCGGTTGTTCTGGACTGCACTGATAACTTTGCCAGTCGCCACATCATCAACCGGGTTTGCGTTGCCAGCCGTCGGCCACTGGTATCCGGCGCGGCACTGCAGTTTGACGGACAGGTATCGGTCTATGATATGCGCGCAAACGATGCGCCATGCTACTCCTGCCTGTTTTCAGCCGACCAGCCGTTTGAAGACAGAAAGGCGGCACAATTCGGCGTCTTTGCTCCTGTTGTCGGCATCATCGGCACCATACAGGCTGCAGAAGCCTTGAAACTCGTGGCCGGCATTGGCAAATCACTGGCTGGTTCACTGCTGATTCTTGATGGACTGACCATGTCGTGGACCCGGATACAGCTTGACCGCAATCCGGATTGTCCTGTCTGCGGCAAACACCAGGCCCGCGCCATAAATCACGAAGCGCCATAACGAGCGCGATAGGCATTGACCGCATCACGGTACTGCGACAGGGAGGAATCAACCCCATCCTGCGAAAGATAGGTCATCAGGTCATCAAGGCTGGCAATCGACAACACCGGCATGTGGTAGGCATTCTGCACTTCCTGAACAGCTGAGAATTCGGACAGCGCATCATCCTTGCCTGAACGCTCCATGCGATCCAGCGCAATCAGTACCGCAGCAGGGGTCGCACCAGCGGCCCGGATAATCCCGACAGATTCATTGACAGACGTCCCGGCGGAAATCACATCATCAACAATGACAACCCGCCCGGCCATTGGCGCGCCAACCAGGGTTCCTCCCTCTCCATGATCCTTGGCTTCCTTGCGGTTATAGGCAAAAGGCGCATTGCGCCCCCGGTTTGACAATGCGACTGCTACCGCAGCAACCAGTGGAATCCCTTTGTAAGCCGGACCATACAGCATATCGAACGCAATGCCGGAATCCAGGAGCGTCTGCGCATAAAAATCCGCCAGCCTGCCAAGTGAGGCACCATCATTGAACAATCCGGCATTAAAAAAGTAAGGGGATGTGCGCCCGGCCTTGGTAATAAATTCACCAAAACGCAACACCCCGGAATCAACGGAAAACTGGATAAAATCCTGTCGCAAATTACTCACTATCGGCCTCACTCACAGCAAAAAATCAAAAAAACACTCCATTGTAGCGCGTGAAAAACAATTGGGAAAAGCGTTGTGCCTTACAGAAAGCAGACAGCTCCTGTTGCAATAAAAAAGGGAAGAAAGCCTCTTCCCTTTGATATCACGACACATGGAACTTACAGATTAAGATAATCGGCAACAAAATCCGCATCCTTGTCCCCTCTGCCCGAGAGATTGACCAGGATCGTCTTGTCCTTGCCCAACTCCTTTGCCGCCCGCATGGCATAGGCCACGGCATGCGCACTTTCCAGTGCAGGAATAATCCCCTCCACACGAGATAACGTAATAAAGGCATCCAGGCATTCCTGGTCTGTTGCCGACTCATACTGCACCCGCCCCATGTCCTTGAGATAACAGTGCTGGGGGCCAACACCCGGATAGTCCAGACCGGATGCAATCGAGTAAACCGGCAATGTATTGCCATCCTTGTCCTGCAGGGCATAGCATTTATAACCATGCAGCGTGCCCTTGGTGCCCAGTGTCATGGTTGCGGCATTGTCCGGTGTATCCAGCCCTTTTCCGGCCGGCTCCACACCCACCAACCTCACCGATTCATCCGGCAGAAATTCCGTGAACATCCCAATCGAATTTGAGCCGCCCCCCACGCAGGCCACTATCATATCCGGCAGTTTTTTTTCGCGTGCCAGAAATTGCTCACGCGACTCCTTGCCGATAATCATCTGAAAATCGCGCACCATTTTCGGGAACGGGTGCGGTCCAACCGCAGAGCCAATCGCGTACAGAAAATTATCCGGGTCCTTGACATACTCATCAAAGGCGCTGTCGACCGCATCCTTCAGCGTCTGGGTACCGCGGGTAACCGGAATCAGTGTCGCGCCCAGGATTTTCATCTTGGTGACATTCGGGTGTTCTTTTTCAATATCAATGACGCCCATATGAATTTCACAGGGAAGCCCTACCAACGCACAGGCGGTTGCCATCGCAACGCCATGCTGCCCGGCCCCGGTTTCTGCAATCACCTTGGTCTTTCCCATAAACTTGGCCAGCAGCGCCTGTCCCAGGCAGTGATTGATCTTGTGCGCACCGGTATGATTCAGGTCTTCCCGTTTGATGAAAATACGGGCACCGCCCTGGCGTTCTGTCAGTTTTTTCGCAAAATAAATCGGGCTGGGGCGACCAACGTAATGGGTATACAGTTCCTGCAACTCATCCTGGAACGCCCTTGTCTGCCTGACAGTTTCATAGGCATCACTGATCTTGTCCATGGCAACTTTTAACTCAGGCGGAATGATCTGCCCGCCATACTCACCAAAATACCCGGCCTTATCCGGCATTTCCCCAAACTGTTGCGACATACTTGTTTCCTTCAATTATTTTTAATCATCCAAACAGGCAAAAATCATAACTCCGATACGCTGTAATGTCGAATATCCTGCCCGCATTTTTCGTGTTTTTTATTTGTTACCGTTCCAGGGCGCGATTTTGGGGAGCATCATCATGCCCGGCAATGCCAGGACGAAACAGATATTGAAAAACATGAACCAGCCTGTCTGATCCACGATAAAGCCCGCGGATGCGTTGATAAACGTGCGGGGAATCGCCGCCAGAGACGTAAAAAGCGCGTACTGCGTGGCACTGTACCGCTTGTCCGTGGTTCTGGCGATATAGGCAACAAAGGCCGCCGTTCCCAGCCCGACCCCCAGGGCTTCAAAACCAATCACAAAGGCAAGGATATAGGGATTTGCGCCCTGTGATGCTATCCATGAGAATCCCAGAATGGACACCGCCTGCACCACCCCATACAACCACAGTGCCCGGTTGATGCCCAGGCGGATCATCCAGATCCCCCCCAGCATGCCGCCGATCAGGCTCGCCCAGAAACCGGTCGTTTTCGCAATGGCGCCAATCTGGGTCATGCTAAATCCCAGGTCCAGATAAAACTTAGTTGCCAATGCCGTAGCCAGGCTGTCCCCCAGCTTGTACAGAAAAATAAAACTCAGGATAAAAAAAGCATTCTTCCAGCCCGCACGGGTAACAAACTCCCTGAAAGGCAAAACAACCGCTTCCCGCAGATTGGCAGGAGGTACGCCATATATTTCGGGTTCCCTGATCAGAAGTGAGCAGATAAATCCTGGAATCATGAAAGCGGCTGTTATCCAGAAGACCCATTGCCAGCTCATCATGTCCGCTAAAATCAGGGAGAGTGCCCCAGGAACCATGCCCGCAACCCGATAGGCATTCACATGAATGGCACTGCCCAATCCCTGTTCATTATCCGGCAGCAATTCCCGCCGGTAGGCATCCAGTGCGATATCCTGGCTCGAAGACAGGAAAGCAACAAATGTGCACAAGAGGCCAATCAGCAAAAGATGCTTCATCGGATCAAGCATGCCCATCATGCCGATGGAAAAGAAAAGGCCAAGCTGGGTAATTGCCATCCAGCCGCGCCGGCGCCCCATCTTTCCAAGGCTGAAGCGGTCCATCAGCGGCGCCCAGATAAATTTCCAGGTATAGGGGAACATCACCAGCGCAAAAAGGCCCAGTGATTTGACATTGAGTCCCGACTTGGCAAGCCAGGCCTGAAGCAGGTTAAGCAGGATAAAAAGCGGCAGTCCGGATGAAAAACCGATAAAAACGCAAATCAGCATGCGCTGGTGAAACGCACTGAAGAATTTGCGCTCAGGCGTTGTCATAAGCCGGATGATGCTTTCTTTTTCAATCGAAAAACAGCCAGCGCGCCACGCAGGTTGCGAAGAAAAGACACCGGTTTTCCATGGTGAAGCGCCACACAGTCTGTCACCGTCAGCCCGACCCGATTGGCCAGGTCGCCAAAATCACTGATGGTGGCGCACCGCAGGTTCGGGGTGTCATACCACTCATAGGGCAACTCCTGGGTTACCGGCATACGCCCTTTCAGCAGCGTCAGGCGATTCTGCCAATAAGCAAAATTGGGAAAAGAAACAATGGCTTCATTACCCACCCTTGCAATATCGTGCAACAGCGCTTCCACATTTTTCATCATTTGCAGCGCGGACAGGCACAACACCGTATCAAAAGAATTATCCGCAAACAGGTCAAGCCCCTTTTCCAGATCATGCTGGATAACCGGTACCCCCCTGCTTGCACAGCCCGGAATTTTTTCATCGTCAATTTCAACACCGTAGCCACTGCATCTTTTTATCGAGTGCAGATATTCCAGCATGGCGCCATCGCCACATCCCAGATCCAGCACATGCGCCTCTTTAGGCACCCAGTGGGCGATAAATGCCAGGTCGGCCCTGAGTTCCCGCAGTTTGAGTACGGCCATCAGTTCCCCCGTTCCTCAATTTCCAGCCACATCCTGTCAACATAGGATCGGACCAGGTCATGGTATCGTTCATCCGTCAGCAAGAAGGCATCATGCCCGTGCGGCGCGTCAATATCCGCGTAGGTCACTTCCCGCCGGTTATCAATCAGCGCCTTGACGATTGCCCGGCTGGCATCAGAAGAAAAACGCCAGTCCGTTGTGAATGATGCCAGAAGAAATTTTGCCTGCGTACCGGCAAGTGCCCTGGTCAGGTCGCCATCGTAAGGTGCTGCGGGATCAAAATAATCCAGCGCCCGGGTAATCAGCAGATAGGTATTGGCGTCAAAATAGGAAGAAAACTTGTCGCCCTGGTAATGCAGATAGGATTCGATTTCGAACTCCACACCAAACCCGAAATGATACTGGCCCGAACGCAGCATGCGGCCGAATTTTTCGGACATGTCCACATTGGAAAGATACGTGATGTGGCCTATCATGCGCGCCACGCGCAAACCGTTTTTCGGCACGACACCATACGCATAAAAATCGCCGCCGTGAAAATCCGGATCGGTCAGAATCGCCTGGCGGGCCACATCATTAAAGGCAATATTCTGGGCTGTGAGCTTGGCTGTCGATGCAATAGCAATACAGTGTTCGAGCCGGGCCGGAAACATCATGCTCCACGCCAGCGCCTGCATCCCCCCCAGAGAACCACCCATCACGGCAGCAAATTTCCGTATGCCCAGCACATCAGCAAGACGGGCCTGTGACTGCACCCAGTCTTCAACGGTGACAACAGGAAAACCATGTCCATAAGGCTTGCCCGTTTCGGGATTGATATGCATCGGCCCCGTAGAACCAAAGCAGGAGCCCAGGTTATTCACGCCGATGACAAAAAAACGGTTGGTATCAACCGGCTTTCCCGGTCCAACCATGTTGTCCCACCAGCCAATGTTATTAGGCTGATCCTCATAATACCCGGCCACATGGTGTGAGGCATTCAACGCATGACAGATCAGTATCGCATTCGATTTATCCGCGTTGAGCGTTCCGTAGGTCTCATAGACCAGCGTGTAATTGGCAATCAATGCGCCGCTTTGCAAACGCAAAGGCTCATCAAAATCAATTGACCGGGCAGTTACCGCTCCAACAGAAGTCATGTATTCGTCTTGCACCCTGAAAAACAGCGTGCCTTCCTTTTTATTTCATGAAAAAACAAAGCCCGAAAGCAGCGGACCTGTCGGGCTTGTTTTCAAGCTCGCTTTAGCCGCATTTATTTCGGGGACATCCCCCTGCGCCCGCAAGCTGAATTGTTCAAATCGGCGCAACAGTACAAGCATAACGAAGTCATCGCCCAGCGTCAAACCACAGAAGAAAAAAAGCGTTACACGGCTGCAGGCAACTGCCTGACTTTCTCAACAGCCCGCTCTATCGCATCCGGCTCTCCCAGACTCAATATTCTTTTTACCCTGGGTGCAAGCTCTTTTAAGCTGGCATTGAGAATTTCCTGCTTCACCGTCAAAAGCTGGGTGGAGTGCATGGAAAACTCCCTCAACCCCATGCCGAGCAAAAGCCGCGTCATGGCAGGATCTCCGGCAAGCTCACCACAAATGGATACCGGCAAACCAGCCTTTGCTCCCGCCCTGATTACCGTTGACAACATGGTCAGAATCGCCGGATGCAAGGGATTGTACAAATGGGCCACTTCCGGATCCACCCGGTCAATCGCCAGGGAATACTGGATCAGGTCATTGGTACCGATCGACAGAAAATCCAGGCGCCTGGTAAACATGGACAAGGCAAAAATCGCCGCCGGCACTTCAACCATGGCGCCAATAGGAATATTCGGGTCAAACTTCACCTTTTCGGCCTTCAATTGCGATTTGGCCTGCTCAATCATCGCCAGCGACTGGTCAATCTCAAAAGCATGCACCAGCATCGGAATCAGCAGCTTTACCGGACCAAAAGCCGATGCCCTGAGGATAGCGCGTAATTGCGTCAGGAAAAGCTCCGGCTCCGCAAGGCAAAAACGGATGGCACGCTTGCCCAGTGCCGGGTTCAGCACACTGAAATCAGAAATGCCGATCGGCTTGTCGGCACCAATATCCAGCGTGCGGATCGTAACAGGGCGCCCCCGCATGATGACCACCGCCTTTTTATAGGCTTCAAACTGCTCCTCCTCGCCGGGAAGGCGGCTCATGTCACCGGCCTTGCTCATAAACAGGAACTCGGAACGGAAAAGGCCAATGCCGCTTGCTCCGTTTTCCAGCGCGGCATTACAGTCATCCGGAAATTCGATGTTCGCCATCAGGGTGATTGGCGTCCCATCGTGCGTCATTGTCGGTGTCTTTTTCAGCTTGCTGAGTTTTTTCAGCGCCTTTTCCCGGGCCACTTTCCTGACGCGGTATTGTTCCAGCACCAGCGACGTCGGGTTGACAATAACTACCCCGGTATCTGCATCGATAATCAGCCAGTCATCCTGTTCGATGAGCATCAATGCATTCGGCAAGCCAAAAACCGCAGGCGCATCAATACTTCTGGCGACAATCGCCGCATGGGAATTTTTACTGCCGACTTCAGAAATAAAACCACTGAACGTCCGGTCACGAAAATGGAGCATGTCAGCAGGAGAAATATCATACGCCACGACAATCATGTCGATGCGCTCCTCCTCCGGGATTTCTGCCAGAACAGGCGCTGTCTCAGGCATATTTTCGCCAACCTGCCCCTGCAGGTTTTTCATGACACGTTCTGCCACCTGCTGGATATCCGCCTTGCGCTCACGAAGATAAGGATCTTCAATTCCATCGAACTGCGCCGACAATTGCTCAATTTGAGTCAAAAGCGCCCATTCCGCATTATATCGTCGCGTGCGAATGATGTTGAGCGGCTCTTTGGCAATCATGGCATCCGAAAGGATCATCGCATGCACATCCAGAAAGGCGCCCAGCTCAACCGGCGCATCCTTTGGCAGGCTGCTCCAGATACTTTCCAGTTCATTATGAACCGCCTCGATAGCAGCCTCCAGCCGCGTAACCTCAGCCTCAACCTTTTCCTGGGGAACAAGATAATGACGCACATCCAGCGCAGCACGGGGAATAAGATGGGCGCGACCAATGGATATGCCACGCGAAACCGTGGTGCCATGAAGCGCGAAAGATGCCATCGTTTTTCCCGACTGCATATCCCTTTACTCCGCCTCCCCGAACTTGCCGTTAATGAGGGTGACGATCGCCTCCATGCATTCTGCCTCATCGGAGCCATCCGTCTCCAACGTGACGCGTGCCCCCTTGCCGGCAGCCAGCATCATGACGCCCATGATGGACTTGGCATTGATTCGCTGATTGTTACGCGTCATCCAGACTTCGCAGTGATATTTGGTTGCCAGCTGGGTCAGCTTGGCAGAAGCACGGGCATGAAGCCCGAGCTTGTTGACTATTTCCAGTTCTCGTTCAATCATATTTTGCGTTTGTCCATGACTGCACCACCCATTCCATCAGCAACAGTTATCTATTCTGACTGCACCGCTTTTTCCGCCGGACAGTGCTTTTTCGATAACCGTTTCCAGGTCATTTTCGCGATACGTGATCGCCCTTAACAACATTGGCAGGCTGACACCGGCAATTACCTCAACCCGCCCCTGCGTTGTCAGTCGATAACAGCAATTGGACGGCGTGCCTCCCAGCACATCGGTCAGAACCAGCACGCCAGAGCCGTCATCCAGCCGGGCTATCGCCTGCGAAGCGACCAGATTAATGTCATTCAGATCCTGGTCAGCCCTGACATCAATAGCTTCTATCCGCTCCTGCTTTCCCTCAAACATATGGGATGCGGTGGCCATAAATGCATTGGCCAATGGCTCATGCATGATGAGAAGAATACCTATCATTTTTCAGCTTGCGGCAAAATTAAAAACCGGACACACATCAGCATCCTGTCAATACGGCCCGATAAGCCGCAAGACAAACACCATGCAAATCTTTGCTGCCTGTTAACGTAATACAACCTATTGTAATTAATAAACCCGTCAGGTCAAATTGTTTCATCAAGCGCATTGAAAAACATCTCGGCCACGTTGAACCCGGTCTGCGCTGCAATCTCCCTGAAACAGGTAGGGCTGGTTACGTTAATTTCCGTCAGCCAGTCGCCGATAATATCCAGACCAACCAGAAAAAGCCCTTCTGCCGCCAGGCTCAAAGCCAGCGTTTCCGCAATTTCCCTGTCGCGCCCGGATAACGGCTGTGCCACGCCCTGCGCCCCAACTGCCAGATTGCCCCGGATATCCCCCTTTTGCGGGATACGCGCCAGCGCATAAGGCACCACCGTGCCATTGATCAGCAACACCCGCTTGTCCCCCAGCGCAATTTGCGGGATAAACTTCTGGGCCATGATGGCGCGACCGCCATTTTCGGTCAATGTTTCAATCACCGAGCCCATGTTCATGCCATCGCCCATAATACGAAATATGCCGGCACCGCCCATTCCATCAAGCGGCTTGAAAATCACATCCCCGTGCTGCGTGTGAAATTCGCGCAATAAGGCATCGTCACTGCTGACCAGGGTTGGCACGACAAATTGGGGGAAACGGGCAATCGCCATCTTTTCGTTATAGTCCCTGAGCGCCGCAGGGCGATTGAATATCCGCGCACCAGCCGCCTCTGCGAGATCAAGCAGATAGGTGCTGTAAAGATAATTCATATCAAAAGGCGGGTCTTTGCGGACAATGACCGCATCAAAAGCGGCCAGCGGGAAAAACTTCTTTTCTTCGGAACGATACCAGTTGGCATCCTCTTTTCCCGTCAGTACGATCTGCCTTGCCCTGGCAACAATATCGCCATCCGAATAAGCCATGTCCTGCGACTCAAAAGCATAGATCACATGACCACGCTTTTGCGCTTCCACCATCATGGCGAAAGTCGAATCCTTCCAGACCTTGAAGCTGTCCAGTGGATCAGCCAGAAATGCAATTTTCATGAATCGCCTCAGATAGCGGCCATTTCAGGATCGGTTCTTTCGAGTTCGATGGATGCCGCCAGCAATGCCAGACGCGCAACCACCCCGTACATATAGAAACGGTTGGGAACGGCGGTACCCGGCTCTGCGGCCTTATCCGGCAACGCATGCGGATGTGAAAATGCCAGCGGCACAAAATGAGCGCCCGGCGCATTCAGATTCTCTATCTCGCTACGTTGGTCATGAACGCGGTAAAAACCACCTACCACGTACCGGTCAATCATATAAACAACCGGCTCGGCAACCGCATTATCAACACGCTCGAAAGAATGTACGCCTTCCTGGATAATGACATCACTGACTTCAAGCCCTTCCTTGACAACGGACATCTTGTTGCGCTGTTTGCGGTTAAGGCCCGTGATCTCGCTGGCATCCGTTACTGTCATGATACCCATGCCATAGGTGCCGGCATCCGCTTTGACAATGACAAAAGGCTTCTCCTTGATGCCGTATTCCCTGTATTTACGCCGGATCTTGACCAGAACCGAATTGACATTGGCAGCAAGGCACTCTTCCCCCTCACGCGCGGCAAAGTTGATCTCGCTGCAGTGATTGAAAAACGGATTGATAATCCAGGGATCAACACCGATCAGTTTGGCAAAGCGCCGCACCACATCATCATAAGCGGCAAAATGATTGCTTTTACGGCGAATCGTCCAGCCCGCATGCAACGGAGGCAACAGGCTCTGCTCATACACTTCATTCAATATGGCCGGACTGCCTGAACTCAGATCATTATTCAGCAAAATGGTGCAGGGATTGAAGTCCGGCAGGCCGACCCTGCGCCCGTTGTTAATCCGGATTAGCGGCTCAATCACATGAACCGAACCATCCGGCAGTGACAGCTCCGTCGGGCCGGTTATTTCTTCGGAGATGGAGCCCAGGCGCACATTCAGTCCTGCCATCCGCATCAGTTTGATCAGCCGCGCCAGATTTTGGAGGTAATAGGTATTGCGTGTATGGTTTTCCGGCACCAGCAGAAGGTTTTTGGCATCAGGACAGTACTTTTCAATAGCTGCCATGGTGGCCTGAACCGCCAGCGGCACCATTTCCGCTGAAAGATTATTAAATCCCCCAGGGAAAAGATTGGTATCGACAGGCGCCAGCTTGAACCCCGCATTGCGCAAATCCACCGAACAGTAAAACGGCGGCGTATGATCCTGCCACTCCAGGCGGAACCATCTCTCAATCGATGGCGTTGCCTCGACAACGTTTTTCTCCAGCTCAAGGAGCGGGCCATTCAAAGCAGTAACCAAATGTGGATCCATATCATCCTTTATGATTTGCGAGCATCCTGTCTGTTAAAAACAATGCCTCAGCCTGCTTCATGTGAGGCACTTTTTCATTTTATCAAACGTGCGCTTTTTTAATTGAAGCACATTTACCGGCCTGCCGCACTGATTTTGACAATATATTGCATTTAAAAAAACGGCTGATGAGTACAGTTTGACACAAAATCAGAAAACGGGGGGGTCTGCCCGTGTGGCTTTTTTATTTCCCGATAATGGCACTCTCCCGATAAAATAGTAAACTGTTCAGGGCATCCTCACGAATACCGACATAAACTGCCATGCCCGGCTATCGGGCAGAAAGCGTTGAAATGGAAAATAAAAATATTTTTGATGATCTGCAATCCCGGATCAACCAGATTATCGACAGCTCCCCCGTAAAAGATATCGAAAAAAATATCCGCGCACTGATAACACAGGCCCTTTCCCGCCTTGATGTTGTCACACGTGAAGAGTTTGACCTGCAGGTCATGACAATCACCCAGTTGCGCGAACAGATCAATCTGTTGCAGGCTCATCTGAACAAACTCGAAAAGAAACTGGAAAAGCAGGCGGGCCCCTCGGATGACCAGACTGTCTGAATAACCGCATGAGCCTTGCCATCCTGAAAAGCCGTGCCCTGACCGGCATGGAAGCGCCTGAAGTCACGGTCGAGGTCCATCTGGCAAATGGCCTGCCGTCTTTCACTATTGTGGGGCTTGCCGACACCGAAGTAAAAGAAGCGCGCGAGCGTGTCAGGGCGGCCCTGCAAAATGCCCGCTTTGAATTTCCTGCCAGAAGAATCACGGTCAACCTGGCTCCTGCCGACCTGCCAAAAGAGTCCGGGCGTTTCGATCTGCCCATCGCACTGGGCATCCTGGCTGCATCCGGTCAAATGCCGAAAGAAAAACTCAGCCATTACGAATTTGCCGGCGAGCTCTCTCTTTCCGGTGATCTTCGCCCCATACGCGGCGCACTGGCCATGACCTTTGCCATGCAGCGCTCAGGGACAGCATCGGGCAGCCGCACCGCTTTTATTCTTCCATCGGACAATGCCGAAGAAGCATCACTGGTTGATGACATTGCTATCCTGCCAGCCAATTCATTACTGGAAGTGTGTGCCCACTTCAGTTCAAATGAAGAAGAGCAGCAGCTCAAGCAACACACCGGCAGGAACGGTTTCGAAACCTCATCGTATCCGGACTTTGCCGAGGTCAAAGGACAGACACAGGCAAAGCGTGCACTGGAAGTCGCTGCGGCCGGCAGTCATAATGTGCTGATGAGCGGCCCTCCGGGCACAGGAAAAACCATGCTCGCCACCCGGTTCGCCGGCATTCTCCCTCCCATGACGGATGAAGAAGCCCTTGAATCCGCCGCCGTTCAATCACTGACAGGGCATTTTGAGGCATCACGCTGGAAAATGCGTCCTTACCGTTCCCCGCATCATACCGCTTCGGGTGTGGCGCTGGTCGGCGGTGGCAACACCCCTCGTCCGGGTGAAATTTCCCTTGCTCATTGCGGCGTGCTCTTTCTTGATGAGTTGCCGGAATTTGACCGCCGTGTCCTGGAAGTCCTGAGGGAACCGTTGGAATCCGGCCACATCACCATTTCCCGTGCGGCGCGCCAGGCCACGTTTCCGGCACGTTTCCAGATGATCGCCGCCATGAACCCCTGCCCCTGCGGTTATCTTGGCCATGCCTCAGGCAAATGCCGCTGCACACCTGACGCGGTTGCCCGCTACCAGTCCCGGATATCCGGCCCCCTGCTGGATCGTATTGACATCCAGATACCGGTACAGGCACTGGACCAGGAAGAATTGATGAAACCCTCTGCCAGTGAATCATCGGCTGCCATTGCCAGGCGCGTTGCACAAGCATATGCCCTGCAACACCACCGGCAGGGCAAATCCAACAATCTGTTGCTCCCACCGGAAATCGACGCCTACTGCAAGCCGGATGAAAAAGGTGAGCAGTTGTTAAGGCAGGCAATGGTCCGTCTTAACTGGTCGGCCAGAGCCTATCATCGTGTACTGAAAGTCGCCC encodes:
- the pyrE gene encoding orotate phosphoribosyltransferase, which translates into the protein MSNLRQDFIQFSVDSGVLRFGEFITKAGRTSPYFFNAGLFNDGASLGRLADFYAQTLLDSGIAFDMLYGPAYKGIPLVAAVAVALSNRGRNAPFAYNRKEAKDHGEGGTLVGAPMAGRVVIVDDVISAGTSVNESVGIIRAAGATPAAVLIALDRMERSGKDDALSEFSAVQEVQNAYHMPVLSIASLDDLMTYLSQDGVDSSLSQYRDAVNAYRARYGAS
- a CDS encoding HesA/MoeB/ThiF family protein, which gives rise to MNTRQSERYSRHILLKELGMDGQEKILAAHALVIGAGGLGSPACYYLASAGIGKITLVDDDTVDLSNLQRQILHTTDRIGQPKAVSGKTTLSKINPDIDIIALNERPDEFRLHELAESASVVLDCTDNFASRHIINRVCVASRRPLVSGAALQFDGQVSVYDMRANDAPCYSCLFSADQPFEDRKAAQFGVFAPVVGIIGTIQAAEALKLVAGIGKSLAGSLLILDGLTMSWTRIQLDRNPDCPVCGKHQARAINHEAP
- a CDS encoding AmpG family muropeptide MFS transporter, translating into MTTPERKFFSAFHQRMLICVFIGFSSGLPLFILLNLLQAWLAKSGLNVKSLGLFALVMFPYTWKFIWAPLMDRFSLGKMGRRRGWMAITQLGLFFSIGMMGMLDPMKHLLLIGLLCTFVAFLSSSQDIALDAYRRELLPDNEQGLGSAIHVNAYRVAGMVPGALSLILADMMSWQWVFWITAAFMIPGFICSLLIREPEIYGVPPANLREAVVLPFREFVTRAGWKNAFFILSFIFLYKLGDSLATALATKFYLDLGFSMTQIGAIAKTTGFWASLIGGMLGGIWMIRLGINRALWLYGVVQAVSILGFSWIASQGANPYILAFVIGFEALGVGLGTAAFVAYIARTTDKRYSATQYALFTSLAAIPRTFINASAGFIVDQTGWFMFFNICFVLALPGMMMLPKIAPWNGNK
- the trpB gene encoding tryptophan synthase subunit beta — its product is MSQQFGEMPDKAGYFGEYGGQIIPPELKVAMDKISDAYETVRQTRAFQDELQELYTHYVGRPSPIYFAKKLTERQGGARIFIKREDLNHTGAHKINHCLGQALLAKFMGKTKVIAETGAGQHGVAMATACALVGLPCEIHMGVIDIEKEHPNVTKMKILGATLIPVTRGTQTLKDAVDSAFDEYVKDPDNFLYAIGSAVGPHPFPKMVRDFQMIIGKESREQFLAREKKLPDMIVACVGGGSNSIGMFTEFLPDESVRLVGVEPAGKGLDTPDNAATMTLGTKGTLHGYKCYALQDKDGNTLPVYSIASGLDYPGVGPQHCYLKDMGRVQYESATDQECLDAFITLSRVEGIIPALESAHAVAYAMRAAKELGKDKTILVNLSGRGDKDADFVADYLNL
- a CDS encoding S41 family peptidase, producing MSGKLRNFILIGLGMLAGIAASMQFSAMAQKQTAPLPLDELRQLADVFGLIKSDYVEPVDDKKLLTEAISGMVASLDPHSAYLDKKALKELREGTQGRFGGLGIEVGTEDGFIKVISPIEDTPAYRTGIKPGDLITRLDGVSVKDMTLDEAVKKMRGEPNTKIVLTIVRKNENKPLVMTIVREEIRVQSVKSKMIEPGYAWLRVAQFQEPTVDDLVKKINAIYAQTPNIKGLVLDLRNDPGGILPGAIGVASIFLPKDVVIVSTNGQLPESKATFYARPEFYAGRHLNDPLSKLPPQIKTVPIVVLVNIGSASASEIVAGALQDHKRATILGTQTFGKGSVQTVRQISPDTAVKLTTARYYTPNGRSIQAKGIVPDLMVDETPEGDGYNSLRLREADLLKHLSNDPAQNEDEAQRINEEEEQKLLSNTKKYKPLEYGSKDDFQLTQALNHLKGQPVKISKTKVEEKKNGADAEKTETESNLKNKQ